The Primulina huaijiensis isolate GDHJ02 chromosome 12, ASM1229523v2, whole genome shotgun sequence genome has a window encoding:
- the LOC140989241 gene encoding uncharacterized protein isoform X2 translates to MMGFGSVGEGSGENCSSSISNLSALAPPFTVDRLNLNPILSSNPVLNYSDLSYAVEPYSHTSQFASPSAPRHELDIHPTETTSMPLNDYQISDSIYLRPSGVHWSDSAFVYGGGVKPYYSPSVPPMIGEGSTINGYDGQSSNAKSPSGLSVSSQFGYNQSLFDLEYGPRWADNVGFSDGMRVKTVGLGGDFSSKNVSVGGSHSYKIQESQGIYDISFGQKSQEVSGVHCGNLNRVSDSEVRHGQLALGNLEDRPIHQQDADLLLYDCIKPCISVSGSIFPESYSLGRSCEMHQNVSNFQNLCGPYENYVLPFDVSFPSSVSVMRPSSAVVSRPPPSVCDFLGKDVTSYGTTHTDNVAVVDFEQSGPSKRKDSSPIPSYYLKENFLLPASGKEFAGPMQSKDNFPREFKARIGSQLSDINVSSGFSMSCDSNQVVYSALNSSGFVDRRNPSVDSPCWKGAPSLFSASDVGSKDSLKKNLDQCYDQNLRSLYDSTRAFCKRGGEGSNNDDNSCGRNSGYSLEGTLNANSLNREQNLSDGAKAFVGTLTTMSSEGIQISDQPNFQNDEPSQPRNSVSSFDVKFLTTKHLNVEVDAGLTLNDVSEGGSVAVCAAEKVLASPSSQEAGYECAKPLPDTKFDVQTMIKTTHNLSELLLCHLSHDACSALEEKNMEVIKSIISNLNACMRNNIDQGTNEPKLKNCVRDTSAIIEESHSVDKISDRPSTTNETFSSHFQPDFIHMGEGKTNESLVFSPLRGGEGIKRNDDTTKAIKKILEENFHCDEGISSQALLFKSLWLEAEANLCSIGYKARFDQMKIEMESEDVAVMMSKIRCMPDPNTDSKLTPNTHCGTSPSSALKNSFISSTTENVDDVEASVMARSKILKSLGDNIESINLEREQQSEMGDSEHAGSIMERLNILKSRENDLSYSNIRNGQQPKMANCDDLEPVLVRSNAMKPREDSLTSTNKEEEPHTENVSDEHAESVMARFNILQSRAASSRIYVKEEPQVDMVDFEFFGKKNVAAVKNAQSEAEVFYLSPKPHQTGSLSEHEFGSKLVGCGYGSPKEQHFSVPDDQMMLSFNNGKMMNQWYSRLPDRNLSSDWEHVQKDDFAWKNF, encoded by the exons ATGATGGGTTTTGGGTCTGTGGGCGAAGGATCAGGAGAAAATTGTTCATCATCAATCTCAAATTTGTCAGCTCTAGCACCCCCTTTTACTGTTGATAGATTGAATTTGAACCCTATTCTCAGTTCAAACCCTGTTTTAAATTACTCAGACTTGTCTTATGCTGTTGAACCCTATAGTCATACTAGCCAATTTGCCAGCCCTTCAGCACCTAGACATGAGCTGGATATCCATCCCACCGAAACAACAAGCATGCCATTAAATGATTACCAAATTTCAGACTCAATATATCTTAGGCCGTCTGGTGTCCATTGGTCTGACAGTGCATTTGTTTATGGTGGTGGAGTGAAGCCTTATTATTCTCCTAGTGTCCCTCCTATGATTGGTGAAGGAAGCACCATCAATGGGTATGATGGGCAAAGTAGCAATGCGAAATCTCCTTCTGGACTCTCCGTATCATCCCAATTTGGTTATAATCAGAGCTTGTTTGATTTGGAGTATGGACCTCGATGGGCTGATAATGTTGGATTCAGTGATGGTATGCGGGTCAAAACAGTAGGACTTGGTGGAGATTTCTCTTCAAAGAATGTTAGTGTCGGTGGTTCACATAGTTACAAAATTCAAGAAAGCCAAG GAATATATGACATTTCATTCGGCCAAAAATCTCAAGAAGTTTCTGGTGTTCATTGCGGAAATTTGAACAGAGTTTCTGACAGTGAAGTGCGTCATGGACAGCTCGCTCTGGGAAATTTGGAAGATAGGCCAATTCATCAGCAAGATGCTGACCTGCTTCTCTATGATTGTATTAAACCATGTATTTCGGTATCCGGTTCTATCTTTCCGGAATCATATTCTTTAGGTCGATCCTGTGAAATGCACCAGAACGTCTCTAACTTTCAGAACTTGTGCGGTCCATATGAAAATTATGTTTTGCCTTTTGATGTTTCTTTCCCTAGTTCTGTATCAGTTATGAGACCTTCCTCTGCAGTGGTTAGTAGGCCGCCACCTTCTGTTTGTGATTTTTTGGGAAAAGATGTTACTTCTTATGGAACCACTCATACCGATAATGTTGCGGTTGTAGATTTTGAGCAGTCCGGTCCCTCAAAGAGAAAAGATTCTAGCCCTATTCCAAGCTATTATTTAAAAGAGAATTTCCTTTTACCTGCTTCAGGGAAAGAATTCGCTGGTCCTATGCAATCTAAGGATAATTTTCCTCGCGAATTCAAAGCAAGAATTGGATCTCAATTATCAGATATAAATGTTTCAAGCGGCTTTTCGATGTCTTGTGATAGCAATCAAGTAGTGTACTCTGCCTTGAATTCTTCAGGTTTTGTCGATCGTCGCAACCCATCTGTGGATTCACCCTGTTGGAAAGGAGCACCTTCATTATTTTCTGCATCTGACGTTGGATCTAAAGACtctcttaagaagaatttggatCAATGTTACGATCAAAATCTCCGCTCTTTGTATGATTCTACAAGAGCTTTTTGTAAAAGGGGTGGTGAAGGCAGCAATAATGATGACAATAGCTGTGGAAGAAATAGTGGGTACTCTTTAGAAGGTACCCTCAATGCCAATTCCTTGAACAGAGAACAAAATTTATCAGATGGTGCAAAAGCCTTTGTTGGGACCTTGACTACGATGAGCAGTGAAGGAATTCAGATAAGCGATCAACCTAATTTCCAGAACGATGAACCTAGCCAACCGAGGAACTCTGTGAGCAGTTTTGATGTGAAATTTTTAACCacaaagcatctgaatgttgaAGTGGATGCTGGACTGACTCTCAATGACGTCTCTGAAGGTGGCTCAGTGGCAGTTTGTGCAGCAGAGAAGGTTCTAGCTTCACCTTCTTCTCAAGAAGCTGGATATGAGTGTGCAAAACCATTGCCGGATACAAAATTTGATGTTCAGACAATGATAAAGACGACACACAATCTTTCAGAGTTGCTTCTGTGTCACCTTTCCCATGATGCATGTTCTGCccttgaagaaaaaaatatggaGGTTATCAAGAGTATAATTAGTAATCTCAATGCCTGCATGAGAAATAATATTGACCAGGGAACTAATGAGCCTAAATTAAAGAATTGTGTCCGAGATACGTCAGCAATCATTGAGGAGTCTCATAGTGTG GATAAGATTTCTGACCGGCCCTCTACGACAAATGAAACCTTTAGTTCTCATTTCCAGCCTGATTTTATACATATGGGTGAAGGGAAGACAAATGAATCACTAGTTTTTTCACCATTAAGGGGAGGAGAAGGTATAAAAAGAAATGACGATACGACCAAG GCTATAAAAAAGATCCTTGAAGAGAATTTTCACTGCGATGAAGGAATTTCCTCACAAGCACTTCTCTTTAAGAGCTTGTGGCTCGAGGCAGAAGCTAATCTATGCTCCATCGGTTATAAAGCTCGCTTTGACCAAATGAAGATTGAGATGG AAAGTGAAGATGTTGCAGTAATGATGTCAAAAATTCGATGTATGCCTGATCCAAACACAGATTCCAAGCTGACCCCCAACACTCATTGCGGAACTAGTCCGAGTTCAGCCTTAAagaattctttcatttctagTACGACGGAGAATGTTGACGATGTCGAGGCTTCCGTCATGGCCAGATCCAAAATCTTGAAATCTCTTGGTGATAACATTGAATCGATAAATTTGGAAAGAGAACAACAATCGGAGATGGGTGACTCTGAGCATGCGGGATCCATCATGGAGAGACTCAATATCTTGAAATCTCGAGAAAATGACCTGTCATATAGTAATATAAGAAACGGGCAACAACCTAAAATGGCCAACTGTGATGATTTAGAACCCGTCCTGGTGAGATCAAATGCCATGAAACCACGAGAGGACAGCCTCACATCGACTAATAAAGAAGAGGAACCACACACTGAGAATGTAAGCGATGAGCATGCTGAATCCGTCATGGCCAGATTCAATATCTTGCAGTCTCGAGCGGCCAGCTCAAGAATCTATGTAAAAGAGGAACCACAGGTTGATATGgttgattttgagttttttgGTAAGAAAAACGTTGCAGCAGTCAAGAATGCTCAATCAGAAGCTGAAGTCTTCTACTTGTCTCCAAAACCCCATCAAACTGGAAGTCTCAGTGAACACGAATTTGGATCAAAGTTAGTTGGTTGTGGATATGGCTCTCCAAAAGAGCAACATTTCTCCGTGCCCGATGATCAAATGATGCTTTCATTCAACAACGGAAAGATGATGAATCAATGGTACAGTAGGCTACCTGATCGCAACTTATCTTCAGATTGGGAACATGTACAGAAAGATGATTTCGCATGGAAAAACTTCTAA
- the LOC140989241 gene encoding uncharacterized protein isoform X1: MMGFGSVGEGSGENCSSSISNLSALAPPFTVDRLNLNPILSSNPVLNYSDLSYAVEPYSHTSQFASPSAPRHELDIHPTETTSMPLNDYQISDSIYLRPSGVHWSDSAFVYGGGVKPYYSPSVPPMIGEGSTINGYDGQSSNAKSPSGLSVSSQFGYNQSLFDLEYGPRWADNVGFSDGMRVKTVGLGGDFSSKNVSVGGSHSYKIQESQGIYDISFGQKSQEVSGVHCGNLNRVSDSEVRHGQLALGNLEDRPIHQQDADLLLYDCIKPCISVSGSIFPESYSLGRSCEMHQNVSNFQNLCGPYENYVLPFDVSFPSSVSVMRPSSAVVSRPPPSVCDFLGKDVTSYGTTHTDNVAVVDFEQSGPSKRKDSSPIPSYYLKENFLLPASGKEFAGPMQSKDNFPREFKARIGSQLSDINVSSGFSMSCDSNQVVYSALNSSGFVDRRNPSVDSPCWKGAPSLFSASDVGSKDSLKKNLDQCYDQNLRSLYDSTRAFCKRGGEGSNNDDNSCGRNSGYSLEGTLNANSLNREQNLSDGAKAFVGTLTTMSSEGIQISDQPNFQNDEPSQPRNSVSSFDVKFLTTKHLNVEVDAGLTLNDVSEGGSVAVCAAEKVLASPSSQEAGYECAKPLPDTKFDVQTMIKTTHNLSELLLCHLSHDACSALEEKNMEVIKSIISNLNACMRNNIDQGTNEPKLKNCVRDTSAIIEESHSVDKISDRPSTTNETFSSHFQPDFIHMGEGKTNESLVFSPLRGGEGIKRNDDTTKAIKKILEENFHCDEGISSQALLFKSLWLEAEANLCSIGYKARFDQMKIEMGKIEANTLKESEDVAVMMSKIRCMPDPNTDSKLTPNTHCGTSPSSALKNSFISSTTENVDDVEASVMARSKILKSLGDNIESINLEREQQSEMGDSEHAGSIMERLNILKSRENDLSYSNIRNGQQPKMANCDDLEPVLVRSNAMKPREDSLTSTNKEEEPHTENVSDEHAESVMARFNILQSRAASSRIYVKEEPQVDMVDFEFFGKKNVAAVKNAQSEAEVFYLSPKPHQTGSLSEHEFGSKLVGCGYGSPKEQHFSVPDDQMMLSFNNGKMMNQWYSRLPDRNLSSDWEHVQKDDFAWKNF, encoded by the exons ATGATGGGTTTTGGGTCTGTGGGCGAAGGATCAGGAGAAAATTGTTCATCATCAATCTCAAATTTGTCAGCTCTAGCACCCCCTTTTACTGTTGATAGATTGAATTTGAACCCTATTCTCAGTTCAAACCCTGTTTTAAATTACTCAGACTTGTCTTATGCTGTTGAACCCTATAGTCATACTAGCCAATTTGCCAGCCCTTCAGCACCTAGACATGAGCTGGATATCCATCCCACCGAAACAACAAGCATGCCATTAAATGATTACCAAATTTCAGACTCAATATATCTTAGGCCGTCTGGTGTCCATTGGTCTGACAGTGCATTTGTTTATGGTGGTGGAGTGAAGCCTTATTATTCTCCTAGTGTCCCTCCTATGATTGGTGAAGGAAGCACCATCAATGGGTATGATGGGCAAAGTAGCAATGCGAAATCTCCTTCTGGACTCTCCGTATCATCCCAATTTGGTTATAATCAGAGCTTGTTTGATTTGGAGTATGGACCTCGATGGGCTGATAATGTTGGATTCAGTGATGGTATGCGGGTCAAAACAGTAGGACTTGGTGGAGATTTCTCTTCAAAGAATGTTAGTGTCGGTGGTTCACATAGTTACAAAATTCAAGAAAGCCAAG GAATATATGACATTTCATTCGGCCAAAAATCTCAAGAAGTTTCTGGTGTTCATTGCGGAAATTTGAACAGAGTTTCTGACAGTGAAGTGCGTCATGGACAGCTCGCTCTGGGAAATTTGGAAGATAGGCCAATTCATCAGCAAGATGCTGACCTGCTTCTCTATGATTGTATTAAACCATGTATTTCGGTATCCGGTTCTATCTTTCCGGAATCATATTCTTTAGGTCGATCCTGTGAAATGCACCAGAACGTCTCTAACTTTCAGAACTTGTGCGGTCCATATGAAAATTATGTTTTGCCTTTTGATGTTTCTTTCCCTAGTTCTGTATCAGTTATGAGACCTTCCTCTGCAGTGGTTAGTAGGCCGCCACCTTCTGTTTGTGATTTTTTGGGAAAAGATGTTACTTCTTATGGAACCACTCATACCGATAATGTTGCGGTTGTAGATTTTGAGCAGTCCGGTCCCTCAAAGAGAAAAGATTCTAGCCCTATTCCAAGCTATTATTTAAAAGAGAATTTCCTTTTACCTGCTTCAGGGAAAGAATTCGCTGGTCCTATGCAATCTAAGGATAATTTTCCTCGCGAATTCAAAGCAAGAATTGGATCTCAATTATCAGATATAAATGTTTCAAGCGGCTTTTCGATGTCTTGTGATAGCAATCAAGTAGTGTACTCTGCCTTGAATTCTTCAGGTTTTGTCGATCGTCGCAACCCATCTGTGGATTCACCCTGTTGGAAAGGAGCACCTTCATTATTTTCTGCATCTGACGTTGGATCTAAAGACtctcttaagaagaatttggatCAATGTTACGATCAAAATCTCCGCTCTTTGTATGATTCTACAAGAGCTTTTTGTAAAAGGGGTGGTGAAGGCAGCAATAATGATGACAATAGCTGTGGAAGAAATAGTGGGTACTCTTTAGAAGGTACCCTCAATGCCAATTCCTTGAACAGAGAACAAAATTTATCAGATGGTGCAAAAGCCTTTGTTGGGACCTTGACTACGATGAGCAGTGAAGGAATTCAGATAAGCGATCAACCTAATTTCCAGAACGATGAACCTAGCCAACCGAGGAACTCTGTGAGCAGTTTTGATGTGAAATTTTTAACCacaaagcatctgaatgttgaAGTGGATGCTGGACTGACTCTCAATGACGTCTCTGAAGGTGGCTCAGTGGCAGTTTGTGCAGCAGAGAAGGTTCTAGCTTCACCTTCTTCTCAAGAAGCTGGATATGAGTGTGCAAAACCATTGCCGGATACAAAATTTGATGTTCAGACAATGATAAAGACGACACACAATCTTTCAGAGTTGCTTCTGTGTCACCTTTCCCATGATGCATGTTCTGCccttgaagaaaaaaatatggaGGTTATCAAGAGTATAATTAGTAATCTCAATGCCTGCATGAGAAATAATATTGACCAGGGAACTAATGAGCCTAAATTAAAGAATTGTGTCCGAGATACGTCAGCAATCATTGAGGAGTCTCATAGTGTG GATAAGATTTCTGACCGGCCCTCTACGACAAATGAAACCTTTAGTTCTCATTTCCAGCCTGATTTTATACATATGGGTGAAGGGAAGACAAATGAATCACTAGTTTTTTCACCATTAAGGGGAGGAGAAGGTATAAAAAGAAATGACGATACGACCAAG GCTATAAAAAAGATCCTTGAAGAGAATTTTCACTGCGATGAAGGAATTTCCTCACAAGCACTTCTCTTTAAGAGCTTGTGGCTCGAGGCAGAAGCTAATCTATGCTCCATCGGTTATAAAGCTCGCTTTGACCAAATGAAGATTGAGATGGGTAAAATTGAAGCCAACACTTTAAAAG AAAGTGAAGATGTTGCAGTAATGATGTCAAAAATTCGATGTATGCCTGATCCAAACACAGATTCCAAGCTGACCCCCAACACTCATTGCGGAACTAGTCCGAGTTCAGCCTTAAagaattctttcatttctagTACGACGGAGAATGTTGACGATGTCGAGGCTTCCGTCATGGCCAGATCCAAAATCTTGAAATCTCTTGGTGATAACATTGAATCGATAAATTTGGAAAGAGAACAACAATCGGAGATGGGTGACTCTGAGCATGCGGGATCCATCATGGAGAGACTCAATATCTTGAAATCTCGAGAAAATGACCTGTCATATAGTAATATAAGAAACGGGCAACAACCTAAAATGGCCAACTGTGATGATTTAGAACCCGTCCTGGTGAGATCAAATGCCATGAAACCACGAGAGGACAGCCTCACATCGACTAATAAAGAAGAGGAACCACACACTGAGAATGTAAGCGATGAGCATGCTGAATCCGTCATGGCCAGATTCAATATCTTGCAGTCTCGAGCGGCCAGCTCAAGAATCTATGTAAAAGAGGAACCACAGGTTGATATGgttgattttgagttttttgGTAAGAAAAACGTTGCAGCAGTCAAGAATGCTCAATCAGAAGCTGAAGTCTTCTACTTGTCTCCAAAACCCCATCAAACTGGAAGTCTCAGTGAACACGAATTTGGATCAAAGTTAGTTGGTTGTGGATATGGCTCTCCAAAAGAGCAACATTTCTCCGTGCCCGATGATCAAATGATGCTTTCATTCAACAACGGAAAGATGATGAATCAATGGTACAGTAGGCTACCTGATCGCAACTTATCTTCAGATTGGGAACATGTACAGAAAGATGATTTCGCATGGAAAAACTTCTAA
- the LOC140989241 gene encoding uncharacterized protein isoform X3, with protein MMGFGSVGEGSGENCSSSISNLSALAPPFTVDRLNLNPILSSNPVLNYSDLSYAVEPYSHTSQFASPSAPRHELDIHPTETTSMPLNDYQISDSIYLRPSGVHWSDSAFVYGGGVKPYYSPSVPPMIGEGSTINGYDGQSSNAKSPSGLSVSSQFGYNQSLFDLEYGPRWADNVGFSDGMRVKTVGLGGDFSSKNVSVGGSHSYKIQESQGIYDISFGQKSQEVSGVHCGNLNRVSDSEVRHGQLALGNLEDRPIHQQDADLLLYDCIKPCISVSGSIFPESYSLGRSCEMHQNVSNFQNLCGPYENYVLPFDVSFPSSVSVMRPSSAVVSRPPPSVCDFLGKDVTSYGTTHTDNVAVVDFEQSGPSKRKDSSPIPSYYLKENFLLPASGKEFAGPMQSKDNFPREFKARIGSQLSDINVSSGFSMSCDSNQVVYSALNSSGFVDRRNPSVDSPCWKGAPSLFSASDVGSKDSLKKNLDQCYDQNLRSLYDSTRAFCKRGGEGSNNDDNSCGRNSGYSLEGTLNANSLNREQNLSDGAKAFVGTLTTMSSEGIQISDQPNFQNDEPSQPRNSVSSFDVKFLTTKHLNVEVDAGLTLNDVSEGGSVAVCAAEKVLASPSSQEAGYECAKPLPDTKFDVQTMIKTTHNLSELLLCHLSHDACSALEEKNMEVIKSIISNLNACMRNNIDQGTNEPKLKNCVRDTSAIIEESHSVPDFIHMGEGKTNESLVFSPLRGGEGIKRNDDTTKAIKKILEENFHCDEGISSQALLFKSLWLEAEANLCSIGYKARFDQMKIEMGKIEANTLKESEDVAVMMSKIRCMPDPNTDSKLTPNTHCGTSPSSALKNSFISSTTENVDDVEASVMARSKILKSLGDNIESINLEREQQSEMGDSEHAGSIMERLNILKSRENDLSYSNIRNGQQPKMANCDDLEPVLVRSNAMKPREDSLTSTNKEEEPHTENVSDEHAESVMARFNILQSRAASSRIYVKEEPQVDMVDFEFFGKKNVAAVKNAQSEAEVFYLSPKPHQTGSLSEHEFGSKLVGCGYGSPKEQHFSVPDDQMMLSFNNGKMMNQWYSRLPDRNLSSDWEHVQKDDFAWKNF; from the exons ATGATGGGTTTTGGGTCTGTGGGCGAAGGATCAGGAGAAAATTGTTCATCATCAATCTCAAATTTGTCAGCTCTAGCACCCCCTTTTACTGTTGATAGATTGAATTTGAACCCTATTCTCAGTTCAAACCCTGTTTTAAATTACTCAGACTTGTCTTATGCTGTTGAACCCTATAGTCATACTAGCCAATTTGCCAGCCCTTCAGCACCTAGACATGAGCTGGATATCCATCCCACCGAAACAACAAGCATGCCATTAAATGATTACCAAATTTCAGACTCAATATATCTTAGGCCGTCTGGTGTCCATTGGTCTGACAGTGCATTTGTTTATGGTGGTGGAGTGAAGCCTTATTATTCTCCTAGTGTCCCTCCTATGATTGGTGAAGGAAGCACCATCAATGGGTATGATGGGCAAAGTAGCAATGCGAAATCTCCTTCTGGACTCTCCGTATCATCCCAATTTGGTTATAATCAGAGCTTGTTTGATTTGGAGTATGGACCTCGATGGGCTGATAATGTTGGATTCAGTGATGGTATGCGGGTCAAAACAGTAGGACTTGGTGGAGATTTCTCTTCAAAGAATGTTAGTGTCGGTGGTTCACATAGTTACAAAATTCAAGAAAGCCAAG GAATATATGACATTTCATTCGGCCAAAAATCTCAAGAAGTTTCTGGTGTTCATTGCGGAAATTTGAACAGAGTTTCTGACAGTGAAGTGCGTCATGGACAGCTCGCTCTGGGAAATTTGGAAGATAGGCCAATTCATCAGCAAGATGCTGACCTGCTTCTCTATGATTGTATTAAACCATGTATTTCGGTATCCGGTTCTATCTTTCCGGAATCATATTCTTTAGGTCGATCCTGTGAAATGCACCAGAACGTCTCTAACTTTCAGAACTTGTGCGGTCCATATGAAAATTATGTTTTGCCTTTTGATGTTTCTTTCCCTAGTTCTGTATCAGTTATGAGACCTTCCTCTGCAGTGGTTAGTAGGCCGCCACCTTCTGTTTGTGATTTTTTGGGAAAAGATGTTACTTCTTATGGAACCACTCATACCGATAATGTTGCGGTTGTAGATTTTGAGCAGTCCGGTCCCTCAAAGAGAAAAGATTCTAGCCCTATTCCAAGCTATTATTTAAAAGAGAATTTCCTTTTACCTGCTTCAGGGAAAGAATTCGCTGGTCCTATGCAATCTAAGGATAATTTTCCTCGCGAATTCAAAGCAAGAATTGGATCTCAATTATCAGATATAAATGTTTCAAGCGGCTTTTCGATGTCTTGTGATAGCAATCAAGTAGTGTACTCTGCCTTGAATTCTTCAGGTTTTGTCGATCGTCGCAACCCATCTGTGGATTCACCCTGTTGGAAAGGAGCACCTTCATTATTTTCTGCATCTGACGTTGGATCTAAAGACtctcttaagaagaatttggatCAATGTTACGATCAAAATCTCCGCTCTTTGTATGATTCTACAAGAGCTTTTTGTAAAAGGGGTGGTGAAGGCAGCAATAATGATGACAATAGCTGTGGAAGAAATAGTGGGTACTCTTTAGAAGGTACCCTCAATGCCAATTCCTTGAACAGAGAACAAAATTTATCAGATGGTGCAAAAGCCTTTGTTGGGACCTTGACTACGATGAGCAGTGAAGGAATTCAGATAAGCGATCAACCTAATTTCCAGAACGATGAACCTAGCCAACCGAGGAACTCTGTGAGCAGTTTTGATGTGAAATTTTTAACCacaaagcatctgaatgttgaAGTGGATGCTGGACTGACTCTCAATGACGTCTCTGAAGGTGGCTCAGTGGCAGTTTGTGCAGCAGAGAAGGTTCTAGCTTCACCTTCTTCTCAAGAAGCTGGATATGAGTGTGCAAAACCATTGCCGGATACAAAATTTGATGTTCAGACAATGATAAAGACGACACACAATCTTTCAGAGTTGCTTCTGTGTCACCTTTCCCATGATGCATGTTCTGCccttgaagaaaaaaatatggaGGTTATCAAGAGTATAATTAGTAATCTCAATGCCTGCATGAGAAATAATATTGACCAGGGAACTAATGAGCCTAAATTAAAGAATTGTGTCCGAGATACGTCAGCAATCATTGAGGAGTCTCATAGTGTG CCTGATTTTATACATATGGGTGAAGGGAAGACAAATGAATCACTAGTTTTTTCACCATTAAGGGGAGGAGAAGGTATAAAAAGAAATGACGATACGACCAAG GCTATAAAAAAGATCCTTGAAGAGAATTTTCACTGCGATGAAGGAATTTCCTCACAAGCACTTCTCTTTAAGAGCTTGTGGCTCGAGGCAGAAGCTAATCTATGCTCCATCGGTTATAAAGCTCGCTTTGACCAAATGAAGATTGAGATGGGTAAAATTGAAGCCAACACTTTAAAAG AAAGTGAAGATGTTGCAGTAATGATGTCAAAAATTCGATGTATGCCTGATCCAAACACAGATTCCAAGCTGACCCCCAACACTCATTGCGGAACTAGTCCGAGTTCAGCCTTAAagaattctttcatttctagTACGACGGAGAATGTTGACGATGTCGAGGCTTCCGTCATGGCCAGATCCAAAATCTTGAAATCTCTTGGTGATAACATTGAATCGATAAATTTGGAAAGAGAACAACAATCGGAGATGGGTGACTCTGAGCATGCGGGATCCATCATGGAGAGACTCAATATCTTGAAATCTCGAGAAAATGACCTGTCATATAGTAATATAAGAAACGGGCAACAACCTAAAATGGCCAACTGTGATGATTTAGAACCCGTCCTGGTGAGATCAAATGCCATGAAACCACGAGAGGACAGCCTCACATCGACTAATAAAGAAGAGGAACCACACACTGAGAATGTAAGCGATGAGCATGCTGAATCCGTCATGGCCAGATTCAATATCTTGCAGTCTCGAGCGGCCAGCTCAAGAATCTATGTAAAAGAGGAACCACAGGTTGATATGgttgattttgagttttttgGTAAGAAAAACGTTGCAGCAGTCAAGAATGCTCAATCAGAAGCTGAAGTCTTCTACTTGTCTCCAAAACCCCATCAAACTGGAAGTCTCAGTGAACACGAATTTGGATCAAAGTTAGTTGGTTGTGGATATGGCTCTCCAAAAGAGCAACATTTCTCCGTGCCCGATGATCAAATGATGCTTTCATTCAACAACGGAAAGATGATGAATCAATGGTACAGTAGGCTACCTGATCGCAACTTATCTTCAGATTGGGAACATGTACAGAAAGATGATTTCGCATGGAAAAACTTCTAA